In Saccharothrix syringae, the following are encoded in one genomic region:
- a CDS encoding cytochrome c oxidase assembly protein, which yields MTTEAPTRTQRTGLIPLLVVGTAIAALVAAGLLALTTGGASGLIVVRVVTEASAVVTIGSLLLAAFLVPPQDSGTLAADGYAAVRTAAWTALVWLVGAVLAVPFTVADALGQPVGAFLDPEVLLRTAGLVEQSKAWVITAVVVALIALGCRLVLSWGWTTVLFFASLFALVPVAVTGHSSGGGSHDVATNSLLYHLVGAALWVGGLIALLAHGRRSGAHLALATSRFSRLALVCWIVMAVSGVVNAWVRLPVDQLFTSDYGLLVLGKTAALVALGVIGYFQRERGVKQVVATGSGRALLRLAGVEVLLMFLTFGLAAALSRTPPPAEGRTLPSRVELRIGYDLFGAPTLPRLLFDWRFDLVFGTLAITLAVLYLLGVRRLRKRGDAWPVGRAVAWVAGCLTVLFATSSGLGRYAPAMFSIHMEAHMLLSMLAPILLVLGGPVTLALRALPAAGKGTPPGPREWLLAFVHSPVAKVLTNPFVALALFVGSFYGLYFSGLFDRALDYHWAHLAMNAHFILVGYVFYWPVIGIDPSPNRLPPLGRLGLLFASIPFHAFFGIVLMSSQTVIGEEFYRWLGLPWATDLLEDQRLGGGIAWAAGELPLIVVMVALLVQWARSDDREARRADRRADADGDADLAAYNAMLRKMSGKD from the coding sequence GTGACCACTGAAGCGCCCACCCGAACCCAGCGCACCGGTCTGATCCCCCTGCTGGTGGTCGGCACGGCGATAGCCGCCCTGGTGGCGGCGGGCCTGCTGGCCCTCACCACCGGCGGCGCGTCGGGCCTGATCGTGGTGCGCGTGGTGACCGAGGCGAGCGCGGTGGTGACCATCGGCTCCCTGCTGCTGGCGGCGTTCCTGGTGCCGCCGCAGGACAGCGGCACGCTGGCCGCCGACGGCTACGCGGCGGTGCGCACGGCGGCGTGGACGGCCCTGGTGTGGCTGGTCGGCGCGGTCCTGGCGGTGCCGTTCACGGTGGCGGACGCGCTGGGCCAGCCGGTGGGCGCCTTCCTCGACCCCGAGGTGCTGCTGCGGACCGCGGGCCTGGTGGAGCAGTCCAAGGCGTGGGTGATCACGGCGGTGGTCGTGGCGCTGATCGCGCTGGGCTGCCGGCTGGTGCTGTCCTGGGGCTGGACCACCGTGCTGTTCTTCGCGTCCCTGTTCGCGCTGGTGCCGGTCGCGGTGACCGGGCACTCCTCGGGCGGCGGCTCGCACGACGTGGCCACGAACAGCCTGCTCTACCACCTGGTCGGCGCGGCGCTGTGGGTCGGCGGCCTGATCGCGCTGCTCGCGCACGGCCGCCGCAGTGGCGCCCACCTGGCCCTGGCGACCTCGCGGTTCTCCCGGCTCGCCCTGGTCTGCTGGATCGTGATGGCGGTCTCCGGCGTGGTCAACGCGTGGGTGCGGCTGCCCGTGGACCAGCTTTTCACCAGCGATTACGGCCTGCTGGTGCTGGGCAAGACCGCCGCCCTGGTCGCGCTGGGCGTGATCGGCTACTTCCAGCGCGAGCGGGGCGTGAAGCAGGTCGTGGCCACGGGGTCCGGGCGCGCGCTGCTGCGGCTCGCGGGCGTCGAGGTCCTGCTGATGTTCCTGACCTTCGGCCTGGCCGCCGCGCTGAGCCGCACGCCGCCGCCCGCCGAGGGCCGCACCCTGCCCAGCCGGGTCGAGCTGCGCATCGGCTACGACCTGTTCGGCGCGCCCACCCTGCCCCGGCTGCTGTTCGACTGGCGGTTCGACCTGGTCTTCGGGACCCTCGCGATCACCCTGGCCGTGCTCTACCTGCTGGGCGTGCGGCGGCTGCGCAAGCGCGGCGACGCGTGGCCGGTCGGGCGCGCGGTCGCGTGGGTCGCGGGCTGCCTGACCGTGCTGTTCGCCACGTCGTCGGGCCTGGGCCGGTACGCGCCGGCCATGTTCAGCATCCACATGGAAGCGCACATGCTGCTGTCCATGCTGGCGCCGATCCTGCTGGTGCTGGGCGGGCCGGTGACGCTGGCGCTGCGCGCCCTGCCCGCCGCCGGCAAGGGCACCCCGCCGGGGCCGCGCGAGTGGCTGCTGGCGTTCGTCCACTCGCCGGTGGCGAAGGTGCTGACCAACCCGTTCGTGGCGCTGGCGCTGTTCGTGGGCTCGTTCTACGGCCTGTACTTCTCGGGCCTGTTCGACCGGGCGCTGGACTACCACTGGGCGCACCTGGCGATGAACGCGCACTTCATCCTGGTCGGCTACGTCTTCTACTGGCCGGTGATCGGCATCGACCCGTCCCCGAACCGCCTGCCGCCGCTGGGCAGGCTGGGGCTGCTGTTCGCCTCGATCCCGTTCCACGCGTTCTTCGGCATCGTGCTGATGAGCTCCCAGACGGTGATCGGCGAGGAGTTCTACCGCTGGCTCGGCCTGCCGTGGGCGACCGACCTGCTGGAGGACCAGCGGCTGGGCGGCGGCATCGCGTGGGCGGCGGGCGAGCTGCCGCTGATCGTGGTGATGGTGGCGCTGCTGGTGCAGTGGGCCAGGTCGGACGACCGCGAGGCCCGCCGGGCGGACCGGCGGGCGGACGCGGACGGCGACGCGGACCTCGCCGCGTACAACGCCATGCTGCGCAAGATGTCCGGCAAGGACTAG
- a CDS encoding ABC transporter permease has protein sequence MTTPTAAPPTRWRGTDFGTQVLVLTRRSLRTLVNDPRMIVFSVLQPLIMLTLFSQIFASIADTPGFPSGVAYIDFLMPAILVNTAMQSSLQAGVGLVTDMKNGVLARFRSLPIRLGAVLVARSLSDLVRTSAQLLLMLVFAVTIFGFSPAGGLLGVAGSLALALAVSWGLGWVFLAIATWLRNAELMQTVGFLAMFPLMFASSAYVPVSGLPGWLQAVADVNPLTHAVDAARAMALGHPVTGVVGALVTSGALAAVGWVLAVRGFRRPVPA, from the coding sequence ATGACGACCCCGACCGCCGCGCCGCCGACCCGCTGGCGCGGCACCGACTTCGGCACCCAGGTGCTCGTGCTGACCCGCCGGTCGCTGCGCACCCTGGTCAACGACCCGCGCATGATCGTGTTCAGCGTCCTCCAACCGCTGATCATGCTGACCCTGTTCAGCCAGATCTTCGCCAGCATCGCCGACACGCCCGGCTTTCCCAGCGGGGTGGCCTACATCGACTTCCTGATGCCCGCGATCCTGGTCAACACGGCCATGCAGTCCTCGCTGCAGGCCGGGGTCGGCCTCGTCACCGACATGAAGAACGGCGTGCTGGCCCGGTTCCGCTCGCTGCCCATCCGGCTGGGCGCGGTGCTCGTCGCCCGCAGCCTGTCCGACCTGGTCCGCACGTCCGCGCAGCTGCTGCTGATGCTGGTGTTCGCCGTGACGATCTTCGGCTTCTCCCCCGCGGGCGGCCTGCTCGGCGTGGCCGGTTCGCTGGCGCTGGCCCTGGCCGTCTCCTGGGGCCTGGGCTGGGTGTTCCTGGCCATCGCCACGTGGCTGCGCAACGCCGAGCTGATGCAGACCGTCGGCTTCCTGGCGATGTTCCCGCTGATGTTCGCCTCCAGCGCCTACGTGCCGGTCAGCGGCCTGCCGGGCTGGCTCCAGGCGGTCGCCGACGTCAACCCGCTGACCCACGCGGTCGACGCGGCGCGCGCCATGGCGCTCGGCCACCCCGTCACCGGCGTGGTCGGCGCGCTGGTCACCAGCGGCGCGCTGGCCGCCGTGGGCTGGGTGCTCGCGGTGCGGGGCTTCCGGCGCCCGGTGCCGGCCTAG
- a CDS encoding DUF3558 domain-containing protein, protein MTGSRTAPLVALALLLTAGCSYTINGTAVPDAPVAPPTTTSAPGGPQIARPRTVVGVEPCGLLTADDLKSIGPLKKEPARKDDVIQESCQYLLDDGSTAGRTVVAALYQKYEQVRSRQSKGHELVVEGHSTWVYCEPGGTETACTATLAVNTNRSVLVAMAQPGGAEEQMLAVMRPLLKAALNRLPAA, encoded by the coding sequence GTGACCGGTTCCCGCACGGCCCCCCTGGTGGCCCTCGCCCTGCTCCTGACCGCCGGGTGCAGCTACACCATCAACGGCACGGCGGTCCCCGACGCCCCGGTGGCACCGCCCACCACGACGTCCGCCCCCGGCGGGCCGCAGATCGCGCGCCCGCGCACGGTGGTCGGCGTGGAGCCGTGCGGGCTGCTGACCGCGGACGACCTCAAGTCGATCGGGCCGCTGAAGAAGGAACCCGCGCGCAAGGACGACGTGATCCAGGAGTCCTGCCAGTACCTGCTCGACGACGGCTCGACCGCGGGCCGCACCGTCGTCGCCGCGCTCTACCAGAAGTACGAGCAGGTGCGGTCCCGGCAGAGCAAGGGGCACGAGCTGGTCGTGGAGGGGCACTCGACCTGGGTGTACTGCGAGCCCGGCGGCACCGAGACGGCGTGCACGGCGACGCTGGCGGTGAACACCAACCGCAGCGTCCTGGTCGCGATGGCCCAGCCCGGCGGTGCCGAGGAGCAGATGCTCGCGGTGATGCGGCCGCTGCTCAAAGCCGCGCTGAACCGACTGCCCGCCGCGTGA
- the ettA gene encoding energy-dependent translational throttle protein EttA, which translates to MAEFIYTMKKVRKAHGDKVILDDVTIMFLPGAKIGVVGPNGAGKSSVLKIMAGLDTPGNGEAYLSPGYTVGILQQEPPLNEEKTVLGNVQEGLGEIKVKLDRFNEIAEKMAVDYSDELMEEMGQLQEELDHANAWDLDSQLEQAMDALRCPPPDAEVKNLSGGERRRVALCKLLLSKPDLLLLDEPTNHLDAESVLWLEQHLSQYQGAVLAVTHDRYFLDNLAEWILELDRGRAHPYEGNYSTYLEKKAERLAVQGKKDQKLQKRLKDELEWVRSGAKARQAKSKARLGRYEEMAAEAEKTRKLDFEEIQIPPGPRLGNVVVEVENLKKGFGDRVLIDGLSFSLPRNGIVGVIGPNGVGKTTLFKTIVGLEQPDAGEVKIGETVKLSYVDQNRAGIDPKKNVWEVVSDGLDYIHVGSVEMPSRAYVSAFGFKGPDQQKPAGVLSGGERNRLNLALTLKQGGNLILLDEPTNDLDVETLGSLENALEQFPGCAVVISHDRWFLDRVATHILAWEGTDEEPARWYWFEGNFEGYEKNKVERLGADAARPHRVTYRKLTRD; encoded by the coding sequence ATGGCCGAGTTCATCTACACCATGAAGAAGGTGCGCAAGGCGCACGGGGACAAGGTCATCCTCGATGACGTAACGATCATGTTCCTCCCGGGCGCGAAGATCGGTGTCGTGGGCCCGAACGGCGCCGGCAAGTCGAGCGTGCTGAAGATCATGGCCGGCCTGGACACCCCGGGCAACGGTGAGGCGTACCTCTCACCGGGTTACACGGTGGGCATCCTCCAGCAGGAGCCGCCGCTCAACGAGGAGAAGACCGTCCTCGGCAACGTGCAGGAGGGCCTCGGCGAGATCAAGGTGAAGCTCGACCGCTTCAACGAGATCGCCGAGAAGATGGCCGTCGACTACTCCGACGAGCTGATGGAGGAGATGGGGCAGCTCCAGGAGGAGCTGGACCACGCGAACGCGTGGGACCTCGACTCCCAGCTGGAGCAGGCGATGGACGCCCTGCGCTGCCCCCCGCCCGATGCCGAGGTCAAGAACCTGTCCGGTGGCGAGCGCCGCCGGGTGGCGCTGTGCAAGCTGCTGCTGAGCAAGCCCGACCTGCTGCTGCTCGACGAGCCCACCAACCACCTGGACGCCGAGAGCGTGCTGTGGCTGGAGCAGCACCTCTCCCAGTACCAGGGCGCCGTCCTGGCGGTCACCCACGACCGGTACTTCCTGGACAACCTCGCCGAGTGGATCCTGGAGCTCGACCGCGGCCGGGCCCACCCGTACGAGGGCAACTACTCCACCTACCTGGAGAAGAAGGCCGAGCGCCTGGCCGTCCAGGGCAAGAAGGACCAGAAGCTGCAGAAGCGGCTGAAGGACGAGCTGGAGTGGGTCCGGTCGGGCGCCAAGGCCCGCCAGGCCAAGTCCAAGGCCCGCCTCGGCCGCTACGAGGAGATGGCCGCGGAGGCGGAGAAGACCCGCAAGCTCGACTTCGAGGAGATCCAGATCCCGCCGGGCCCGCGACTGGGCAACGTCGTGGTCGAGGTGGAGAACCTCAAGAAGGGCTTCGGCGACCGGGTGCTGATCGACGGCCTGTCGTTCAGCCTGCCGCGCAACGGCATCGTCGGCGTGATCGGCCCGAACGGCGTGGGCAAGACCACGCTGTTCAAGACCATCGTCGGGCTGGAGCAGCCGGACGCGGGCGAGGTGAAGATCGGCGAGACGGTCAAGCTCTCGTACGTCGACCAGAACCGCGCGGGCATCGACCCGAAGAAGAACGTCTGGGAGGTCGTCTCCGACGGCCTGGACTACATCCACGTCGGCAGCGTCGAGATGCCGTCGCGGGCGTACGTCAGCGCGTTCGGCTTCAAGGGCCCGGACCAGCAGAAGCCGGCGGGCGTGCTCTCCGGTGGCGAGCGCAACCGGCTCAACCTGGCGCTGACGCTCAAGCAGGGCGGCAACCTGATCCTGCTGGACGAGCCGACGAACGACCTGGACGTCGAGACCCTGGGCTCGCTGGAGAACGCGCTGGAGCAGTTCCCCGGCTGCGCCGTGGTCATCTCGCACGACCGGTGGTTCCTCGACCGCGTCGCCACGCACATCCTGGCGTGGGAGGGCACGGACGAGGAGCCGGCGCGCTGGTACTGGTTCGAGGGCAACTTCGAGGGCTACGAGAAGAACAAGGTCGAGCGCCTGGGCGCGGACGCGGCGCGTCCCCACCGGGTGACCTACCGCAAGCTGACCCGCGACTGA
- a CDS encoding TetR/AcrR family transcriptional regulator, giving the protein MPEETTRRRRRAPAMSPEDRREAIVQATIPLLFTHGANVTTSQIAKAAGIAEGTVFRAFKDKQELIRTCVRTLLAADAELELIEQARRAEKLADRLSWAVGAVTGYLDRMWTLVGVLRETGFDPRDEEREHKGPPVEMQLLAERIASLFGPADRLRVDPSLAARLLLGLVFTNRMQGKGFGDATADIDQLVEVYLHGVLLRGDQ; this is encoded by the coding sequence ATGCCCGAGGAGACCACCCGGCGCCGCAGGCGAGCACCGGCGATGAGCCCCGAGGACCGCCGCGAGGCGATCGTCCAGGCCACCATCCCGCTGCTGTTCACCCACGGCGCCAACGTGACCACCAGCCAGATCGCCAAGGCGGCCGGCATCGCGGAGGGCACGGTCTTCCGGGCGTTCAAGGACAAGCAGGAGCTGATCCGCACCTGCGTGCGGACCCTCCTCGCGGCCGACGCGGAGCTGGAGCTGATCGAGCAGGCCCGCCGGGCCGAGAAGCTCGCCGACCGGCTCTCCTGGGCCGTCGGCGCCGTCACCGGCTACCTGGACCGGATGTGGACGCTGGTCGGCGTCCTGCGCGAGACCGGCTTCGACCCGCGCGACGAGGAGCGCGAGCACAAGGGCCCGCCGGTGGAGATGCAACTGCTCGCCGAGCGCATCGCCTCGCTGTTCGGCCCGGCGGACCGCCTGCGGGTCGACCCGTCCTTGGCCGCCCGGCTGCTGCTCGGGCTCGTGTTCACCAACCGCATGCAGGGCAAGGGGTTCGGCGACGCCACGGCCGACATCGACCAGCTCGTCGAGGTGTACCTGCACGGCGTGCTGCTGAGGGGAGACCAGTGA
- a CDS encoding single-stranded DNA-binding protein, which yields MLTHCDYACLGSCPQVAVPRFPTRPTAGNLVLGDQREEAVVAYNETRVTVCGNVASKVTHHKVGTGFSKVNFRLFTTERRWDPEQRTWGDGAQMFLSVNCWRALADNAHASLNRGDPVVVTGRMMIKELREEGHTRQLVEIEASAIGPNLALCTATPSRTRAAPEVASADVAGVAGAAGEGKGLFELVGASGQAGARRSAGASEVAEPRSPVRASGSAEVRLSPGAPEGAEVLAAAKAPGAEEAPALAKVLETAGVAEASVPEEPRVSEEPRVSEEFRASGESRASGESAGPVADPLPAPAAPTRTATRRKAATRTPAPAAPAPAASGSAVPGSAVPDSIAPAPVPASVPAPAPAAETDSVPGPAAPVPAAPVVAPPVPEIVAPRKEGESVLVRSGEGERPREVAEVPF from the coding sequence GTGCTCACTCATTGCGATTATGCATGCCTCGGAAGTTGTCCACAGGTCGCGGTTCCGCGCTTCCCGACCCGGCCGACGGCGGGCAACCTGGTCCTGGGCGATCAACGCGAGGAGGCGGTCGTGGCTTACAACGAGACGCGGGTCACCGTGTGCGGCAACGTGGCCAGCAAGGTCACGCACCACAAGGTCGGCACGGGGTTCAGCAAGGTGAACTTCCGGTTGTTCACCACCGAGCGGCGGTGGGACCCGGAGCAGCGGACCTGGGGTGACGGTGCCCAGATGTTCCTGTCGGTCAACTGCTGGCGGGCGCTCGCCGACAACGCGCACGCCTCGCTGAACCGCGGTGATCCCGTGGTGGTGACCGGGCGGATGATGATCAAGGAGTTGCGGGAGGAGGGGCACACCAGGCAGTTGGTCGAGATCGAGGCGAGCGCCATCGGGCCGAACCTCGCCCTGTGCACCGCCACGCCGTCGCGCACGCGGGCGGCACCGGAGGTCGCGTCGGCCGACGTGGCCGGTGTGGCCGGTGCGGCCGGTGAGGGCAAGGGGCTGTTCGAGCTCGTCGGGGCTTCGGGGCAGGCGGGGGCTCGGAGGTCCGCGGGGGCTTCCGAGGTCGCGGAGCCTCGGTCGCCTGTGAGGGCTTCGGGGAGCGCGGAAGTCCGGCTGTCCCCAGGGGCGCCGGAGGGCGCGGAAGTCCTGGCTGCCGCAAAAGCCCCCGGAGCCGAGGAGGCCCCAGCGCTCGCGAAGGTCCTGGAAACCGCGGGGGTCGCGGAAGCCTCTGTGCCCGAGGAACCGCGCGTGTCCGAGGAACCTCGCGTGTCCGAGGAGTTTCGGGCATCCGGGGAGTCCCGGGCGTCCGGGGAGTCCGCGGGCCCGGTCGCCGACCCGCTTCCCGCTCCCGCCGCCCCCACCCGCACGGCGACCAGGCGCAAGGCCGCCACCCGGACCCCCGCGCCCGCCGCTCCCGCGCCCGCCGCTTCGGGCTCTGCTGTACCGGGTTCTGCTGTCCCGGACTCCATCGCCCCAGCGCCCGTCCCGGCGTCGGTCCCCGCGCCCGCCCCTGCCGCCGAGACCGACTCCGTCCCCGGGCCTGCCGCCCCCGTGCCCGCCGCCCCCGTAGTCGCGCCACCCGTCCCCGAGATCGTGGCCCCCCGCAAGGAGGGCGAATCGGTGCTGGTGCGGTCGGGTGAAGGGGAGCGGCCGAGGGAGGTGGCCGAAGTGCCGTTCTGA
- a CDS encoding daunorubicin resistance protein DrrA family ABC transporter ATP-binding protein: MNDLMIEATDVGKAFGAQKALDGVGVAVPRGTVLGLLGHNGAGKTTLVNVLTTLLPPDSGHARVAGFDVVREAHQVRSRIGLTGQFAAVDEQLSGLDNLVLIARLLGASPRQARERGSELLELFGLADAAKRPSRTYSGGMRRRLDLAASLVGHPEVIFLDEPTTGLDPASRLGLWEIVERLVTDGTAVLLTTQYLDEADRLADSITVLSRGRVVASGTSAELKAQVGRRTVTVTLAEVTDVPKATEALERAGLQPVAAGHALTAPVTSSRQLATVVRALDEVGLEATELALGEPTLDDVYLALAHQHAA; encoded by the coding sequence GTGAACGACCTGATGATCGAGGCGACGGACGTCGGCAAGGCGTTCGGCGCGCAGAAGGCGCTCGACGGGGTGGGCGTCGCCGTGCCCAGGGGCACCGTGCTGGGCCTGCTCGGCCACAACGGCGCGGGCAAGACGACCCTGGTCAACGTGCTCACCACGCTGCTGCCGCCGGACTCGGGGCACGCCAGGGTGGCCGGGTTCGACGTGGTCCGCGAGGCGCACCAGGTGCGCAGCCGCATCGGCCTGACCGGCCAGTTCGCCGCCGTGGACGAGCAGCTGTCCGGCCTGGACAACCTGGTGCTGATCGCCCGGCTGCTCGGCGCGAGCCCGCGCCAGGCCCGGGAGCGCGGCTCCGAGCTGCTGGAGCTGTTCGGCCTGGCCGACGCGGCGAAGCGGCCGTCGCGCACCTACTCCGGTGGCATGCGCCGGCGCCTGGACCTGGCCGCGAGCCTGGTCGGCCACCCCGAGGTGATCTTCCTCGACGAGCCGACCACCGGCCTGGACCCGGCCAGCCGGCTTGGCCTGTGGGAGATCGTGGAACGCCTGGTCACCGACGGCACCGCGGTCCTGCTGACCACCCAGTACCTGGACGAGGCCGACCGCCTGGCCGACTCCATCACCGTGCTCTCGCGGGGCCGGGTCGTCGCCTCGGGCACCAGCGCCGAGCTGAAGGCCCAGGTCGGCAGGCGCACGGTCACCGTCACCCTGGCCGAGGTCACCGACGTGCCCAAGGCCACCGAGGCGCTGGAGCGGGCGGGCCTGCAACCCGTCGCCGCCGGGCACGCGCTCACCGCGCCCGTCACGTCGTCCCGCCAGCTCGCCACCGTGGTCCGCGCCCTGGACGAGGTCGGCCTGGAGGCCACCGAGCTGGCCCTGGGCGAACCGACCCTCGACGACGTCTACCTCGCCCTCGCCCACCAGCACGCGGCCTGA